The DNA region AATCCTTGCCCGTAAGCGAGCTTTAATTGAGACGGTCATTGACCAGCTGAAGAATATTTCTCAGATTGAGCACTCTAGACATCGTAGTCCAGTGAACTTCTGTGTTAACTTGCTTTACGGGCTCATTGCCTACTGCCATCAGCCTAAGACACCTTCTCTCCAACTCAATTAGAGTCTCATTTCCTTATCCAGAACTCACGTTCATTAAGTTTCGCTTGAGGACCTCGACGGTAATTTGTCTTCGGAGCAACTGAACCAATTTTCTCTCGTCGTTTCAGCCAGAGGTCTAGAGTATTTCGGCTAATACCAAAGAAGCGACAGATGTCACTTTCTCGTTCACCTTTATCGAAGACAGCAAAAACTTTTAGGTGTAAATCAAGACTATGGGGAGTAGGCATGGAATCCATTTTATTGTTTCTATCCTAATTCTGTCTTAATCAACTCCTTGCTTGCTATAAGTTTGCTGATGCTAACATAAATCATGAAAAATATTTATTGATAATCATTACTCTATTTTTGAGCCAATGTTCGCGAAATAAAGCCATGAGGGTGACATCTTCAAATTTTCCTTGTTTTAAAATATGGGATTTATAGACTCCTTCTTCAACAAAACCAAAACGCTTATGCATTTTAGTTACTGATGTATTGAAACTGAAAATTTCACAACATAATTTCCTCAAGGAAAGCGTTTCAAATGCAAACTCTAAGGCTAAAAATTCCATGACGAATCCTGAGCCTTTTGGGATATCTGCTTCTCCGAGGTAGAAACCCCAATCGCTTTTTTCGTTTCTTTGATCGATGTTTGTAAAACAAACTAGTCCTGCTGGTTTATAGTTAGATTCGAAAACCAAGTAATACATGTCATTATCATCGAGCATTATATTAAACCATAGATCATGCTCTTCTTTTGAAATAGGATGATCTGTATACATATATTTTCTGACTTCTTCTTGATTTCTCCATCTGAAAACCTGCTCTTTATCTGTTATGTTAATTGGACGCAAATAGAATTTGTTTAGATCAAACATTGTTTAATTCACTAAAAGAACTAGGCTTAGAACTGTATAATTTTTGCGTAATTGCTGAACTCCCTAATCCAGCAATCAGCTGGCTAGATCGGAAAGAAAGCTCAAGTAAAAGACTTCTTTTTTCTATAGCTTCCCTGATCTTTTTTCTTAACTCTAATGCGTCTATATGACTAGATAAGCCTGCATATAAAATCGCTCTAGATTGATCCAGGAATTTGCAAGTTGAGAGCTGATTATTAGCAACGCTAATTACGATTGTAGGCAGCCCTAAACAACATCTTTCCCATGTTGTTGTGCCTCCCGCACCAATCGCCAAATCAGCTTGAGCCATCAAATCAGCTAAGTGAGGACGTGAACCATAGATACTTACCTTACCTCGTTTATTGGCTTGTATTTCTAATTGCCTCCGATTAGAGTTTGTCATGCCAATGACAACGTCGAGATTAATATGGGTGAATTCTGGACTCGATAGTGCGGCGATCGCCATCCCTGTCATATTGTCAGCATCAGTTCCTCCAAAAAAGATGAAAATACGTTTAACTTCCCCCGTGCGAGGTTTCAATCTTTTACGATACTCTGCATACTCAGGATGCAATAGAGCATATCGACACCCAACCAAAACAAAACAATGTTCTGGTACTAATCCTTGATAGCGAGTTTCGCCTTCTATATTTTCATTCTGATCTAGTAATCCTTCACAATCATGGGG from [Leptolyngbya] sp. PCC 7376 includes:
- the pseH gene encoding UDP-4-amino-4,6-dideoxy-N-acetyl-beta-L-altrosamine N-acetyltransferase, which translates into the protein MFDLNKFYLRPINITDKEQVFRWRNQEEVRKYMYTDHPISKEEHDLWFNIMLDDNDMYYLVFESNYKPAGLVCFTNIDQRNEKSDWGFYLGEADIPKGSGFVMEFLALEFAFETLSLRKLCCEIFSFNTSVTKMHKRFGFVEEGVYKSHILKQGKFEDVTLMALFREHWLKNRVMIINKYFS
- the pseG gene encoding UDP-2,4-diacetamido-2,4,6-trideoxy-beta-L-altropyranose hydrolase, whose translation is MNIVIRVDSSQQIGSGHLIRCRTLAEELRRNGAEVRFICREHSGHISECLSQSAFPVTLLPAPPKPEKQSDDYQAWLGVSQETDAAETIEALGQIKADWLIVDHYGLDQIWERKLRPYVNKIFVIDDLANRPHDCEGLLDQNENIEGETRYQGLVPEHCFVLVGCRYALLHPEYAEYRKRLKPRTGEVKRIFIFFGGTDADNMTGMAIAALSSPEFTHINLDVVIGMTNSNRRQLEIQANKRGKVSIYGSRPHLADLMAQADLAIGAGGTTTWERCCLGLPTIVISVANNQLSTCKFLDQSRAILYAGLSSHIDALELRKKIREAIEKRSLLLELSFRSSQLIAGLGSSAITQKLYSSKPSSFSELNNV